A region of Rhodopirellula halodulae DNA encodes the following proteins:
- a CDS encoding CbrC family protein, translating to MGITFRYIADIALEPSELGECQCCERAAAVSYNYRGEIVDPSAAANSKLAEEEPEIYAACAGCINAGLVRKSEYEIADIQKLINRFASDKQDAVKQYHRIPHIPLMMQGEDWPLCCGDWCEFIGVPTDYNESVRVVSQHQFWDRRPVEPHWDFELKPESLREICIFRCLSCRKTYFIWQPT from the coding sequence ATGGGTATCACGTTCCGATACATCGCTGACATTGCCTTGGAACCGTCCGAGCTTGGCGAATGCCAGTGCTGCGAACGTGCCGCCGCTGTGTCGTACAACTACCGCGGTGAAATTGTCGATCCATCAGCAGCGGCCAATTCGAAATTGGCCGAGGAAGAACCCGAAATCTACGCAGCATGTGCTGGCTGCATCAACGCTGGCTTGGTACGCAAGAGCGAATACGAAATTGCCGACATACAGAAACTCATAAACAGGTTTGCCAGCGACAAACAGGACGCGGTCAAGCAATACCATCGGATCCCACACATCCCACTTATGATGCAGGGCGAGGATTGGCCGCTTTGCTGCGGAGACTGGTGTGAATTCATTGGTGTTCCTACCGATTACAACGAGTCGGTGCGTGTTGTTTCGCAGCATCAATTTTGGGATCGGCGCCCCGTTGAGCCTCATTGGGACTTCGAATTGAAACCTGAATCATTGCGTGAGATCTGTATTTTCAGATGCCTGTCGTGCCGTAAGACGTATTTCATTTGGCAGCCGACATAA